A window from Catalinimonas alkaloidigena encodes these proteins:
- a CDS encoding ABC transporter permease/substrate-binding protein translates to MQTLLHFFWEKRAEIAEQTLQHLWITLTSLGIALVVGLSLGIVLTRRPRLAGSVLGAVNVIQTIPSLALLGFLLPLVGIGVVPAIIALFLYALLPIVRNTYAGITEVAPDVREAARGLGMTDWQVLTRVELPLAVPVIFAGIRTAMVINIGIATLCALIAAGGLGEFIFRGIALNNVNLILAGAVPAALLALAFDGLLGLVQRHIRRLVKPVLFTAAGLFLVFVPYQALTSYGSDQLRAGFPSEFVERADGYTGLRQAYGLDLAVSELEIGLMYEAVRNGDVDVISGFSTDGRIEAYHLRVLEDDKQYFPPYYAAPLVRNATLRRYPELKDALAWLDDRISEAEMMRMNYQVDEAKQTPQQVAANFLQQKGLKLVPKRAGNAQVQIGSKNFTESFILAELLGLVIEARTGLTTETKLGFGGTKLVFDALTHGDIDLYPEYTGTGLLALLQADEATIDSVTFDRERVYRYVQREMQTRYDVQWLQPLGFNNTHAMMMRESQAEELGLRTISDLANFTQK, encoded by the coding sequence ATGCAAACGCTCCTCCACTTTTTCTGGGAAAAGCGCGCCGAAATCGCCGAACAAACCCTGCAGCACCTCTGGATTACCCTCACTTCGCTGGGCATTGCGCTGGTCGTTGGCCTGAGCCTGGGGATTGTGCTGACGCGGCGACCTCGGCTGGCCGGGAGCGTGCTGGGGGCGGTCAACGTCATTCAGACCATTCCGAGCCTGGCATTACTGGGTTTTCTGCTGCCGTTGGTCGGCATCGGCGTGGTACCGGCCATCATCGCGTTGTTTTTGTACGCATTGCTGCCCATTGTCCGGAACACCTACGCGGGCATTACTGAAGTTGCACCCGATGTACGCGAGGCCGCGCGGGGGCTGGGCATGACCGACTGGCAGGTGTTGACGCGGGTCGAACTGCCGCTGGCCGTACCCGTTATTTTTGCGGGCATTCGGACGGCGATGGTGATCAACATCGGCATTGCCACGCTCTGTGCGTTGATTGCCGCGGGCGGGCTGGGCGAATTTATTTTCCGGGGCATTGCCCTCAACAACGTCAACCTGATTCTGGCCGGGGCCGTCCCGGCGGCCCTGCTGGCCCTGGCCTTTGACGGACTGCTGGGACTGGTGCAGCGCCACATCCGCCGGCTCGTCAAACCCGTTTTATTCACGGCAGCGGGCCTTTTTCTAGTCTTTGTTCCCTACCAGGCCCTTACCTCTTACGGCTCCGATCAACTGCGGGCGGGCTTTCCGTCCGAGTTCGTCGAACGCGCCGACGGGTACACGGGCCTGCGGCAAGCCTACGGACTGGACCTGGCCGTATCGGAACTGGAAATCGGGCTGATGTACGAAGCGGTACGGAACGGCGACGTCGACGTGATCTCGGGTTTTTCGACCGACGGACGCATTGAGGCCTATCACCTGCGCGTGCTGGAAGACGACAAGCAGTACTTCCCGCCCTACTACGCCGCGCCCCTCGTGCGGAACGCCACGCTGCGCCGCTATCCGGAGCTGAAAGACGCGCTGGCGTGGCTCGACGACCGCATTTCGGAGGCAGAAATGATGCGGATGAACTATCAGGTCGACGAAGCCAAGCAAACACCCCAGCAGGTAGCCGCGAATTTCCTGCAACAGAAAGGGCTGAAACTAGTCCCGAAACGCGCAGGAAATGCCCAAGTGCAGATCGGCTCGAAAAACTTTACGGAAAGTTTTATTCTGGCCGAACTCCTGGGGCTGGTGATTGAAGCACGTACGGGCCTAACGACCGAAACCAAGTTGGGGTTTGGCGGGACCAAGCTGGTGTTCGACGCGCTGACGCACGGCGACATCGATCTGTATCCGGAATACACCGGAACGGGTCTCCTGGCGCTGCTGCAGGCCGACGAAGCCACGATCGACAGCGTGACGTTCGACCGTGAACGGGTCTACCGGTACGTGCAACGCGAAATGCAGACCCGCTACGACGTGCAATGGCTGCAACCGCTGGGGTTCAATAATACCCACGCCATGATGATGCGCGAATCGCAGGCAGAGGAACTAGGACTACGGACCATTTCGGATTTGGCGAACTTCACGCAGAAATAA
- a CDS encoding T9SS type A sorting domain-containing protein — protein sequence MKPIRYALSLCFFLIVSTLQAQQYNYAAAPTSEFHALVPVDDSADAWIAGGYEVDPVFGERPLLHAVNRFNEVLWAYHWPDSVPYNQVTDLDRLPDNRVVVTGVGNVVCDVMLPHQVTLSWMTTAGELLQETHFQFESQGGLPLPQTVVQPDGSGWVGYASQLIHFSATGDSLGRILLEGDTIRALLAPTATSLAVSTGDTLWLLDHAGNVLAQRAQQSPRTALTTTPAGNLLVAWDVQLQEWDQTTLETLQQAEFSDLLDTITALVANDTSYYVAGLDVEHGTMQLYRTDTNLVRPSPDGLRQDYFGMYLQAHRLYVTPREDLGIVGVSRPGLKPNAFLVGVDEATTNGLAFFLPTIPVNRGKLLEVTVLSTQVQEKVPYYASSTLQVKITNDYSQPAIDSLWITATAGLTPWCSEILVHQHFTGLHMTPSDTLSLTLERVAHPFSGDGTPQRFCVWISGVNGSFDPVDSDNLICADLIVTDAPARLTQMPLRLYPNPAKHRLRIDFGTMLRASPLQVVNALGQQVHSCNVTGDHTELDLASWPAGVYLVVLPETGQTARLVRE from the coding sequence ATGAAGCCCATCCGCTACGCTCTTTCTCTGTGTTTCTTTTTGATAGTCAGCACGTTGCAGGCGCAACAGTATAACTACGCCGCCGCCCCCACCAGCGAATTTCACGCCCTTGTCCCCGTCGACGACTCGGCCGACGCCTGGATCGCGGGCGGCTACGAAGTCGATCCCGTTTTTGGGGAACGCCCGCTGCTGCACGCGGTGAATCGCTTCAACGAAGTGCTCTGGGCCTATCACTGGCCCGACAGTGTGCCCTACAACCAAGTGACCGACCTTGACCGGCTGCCCGATAACCGCGTGGTCGTCACCGGCGTAGGGAATGTGGTCTGCGACGTTATGCTACCCCATCAGGTAACGCTAAGTTGGATGACCACGGCTGGAGAACTGCTACAGGAAACCCACTTTCAATTTGAATCGCAGGGGGGGTTGCCCCTGCCCCAGACGGTGGTACAGCCCGACGGTTCCGGTTGGGTCGGTTATGCTTCCCAACTAATTCATTTTTCGGCCACGGGCGATAGTTTGGGTCGTATCCTGCTCGAAGGTGATACGATTCGGGCCCTGCTGGCCCCTACTGCTACCTCGCTAGCGGTATCGACCGGCGACACGCTCTGGTTGCTGGATCATGCGGGGAACGTCCTGGCACAACGCGCGCAGCAAAGCCCCCGGACCGCCCTGACCACCACACCCGCGGGCAATCTGCTGGTGGCCTGGGATGTTCAACTGCAGGAGTGGGACCAGACAACCCTGGAAACCCTCCAGCAGGCGGAGTTCTCGGACCTGCTCGATACCATCACCGCCCTGGTGGCCAACGATACTTCCTATTACGTTGCCGGCCTCGATGTCGAACACGGTACGATGCAACTTTACCGTACGGATACCAACCTGGTCAGGCCCTCGCCGGACGGACTTCGGCAAGACTACTTTGGTATGTACCTCCAAGCCCATCGGCTGTATGTTACCCCACGCGAAGATCTGGGCATCGTGGGCGTTTCGCGGCCCGGCCTGAAGCCCAATGCCTTCCTGGTCGGCGTTGACGAGGCCACCACCAACGGATTGGCGTTCTTCTTACCCACCATCCCTGTCAATCGCGGAAAGCTGTTGGAAGTTACAGTACTCAGCACGCAAGTGCAGGAGAAGGTGCCATACTATGCTTCTTCCACGCTTCAGGTGAAAATCACCAACGATTACAGTCAGCCGGCAATCGACAGCCTCTGGATCACGGCCACCGCCGGCTTAACGCCCTGGTGCAGCGAAATCTTAGTACATCAGCACTTTACCGGACTGCACATGACGCCCAGCGACACCCTCTCGTTAACACTCGAACGCGTCGCCCATCCCTTTTCCGGAGACGGCACCCCGCAGCGGTTCTGTGTCTGGATCTCGGGGGTCAACGGCTCATTCGATCCTGTCGACAGCGATAATTTGATTTGCGCCGATCTGATCGTCACCGATGCACCGGCCCGCCTCACGCAGATGCCCCTGCGCCTCTACCCCAACCCGGCAAAGCACAGGCTCCGCATCGATTTCGGAACAATGCTGCGCGCCTCACCGCTTCAGGTCGTCAACGCCCTGGGGCAACAGGTGCATTCCTGCAACGTTACCGGAGATCATACCGAACTGGACCTTGCTTCCTGGCCAGCCGGGGTCTACCTGGTCGTGTTGCCAGAAACAGGACAGACGGCGCGGCTGGTCCGGGAATAA